The Geminocystis sp. NIES-3708 genomic sequence ATTAATAACTATCTCTACCTGCGGTTACTTTTTATGGAGTTGGAGAGATTGGATTTGTTTTTCTGCTAACGTTTTAGCTTTACATATGTCTGGTACTGTTATTCATGATGCTTCTCATAATAGCGCCCATAGCAATCGTATTATCAATTCTATTCTTGGTCATGGTAGTGCTTTAATGTTAGGTTTTGCATTTCCTGTATTTACTAGAGTACATTTGCAACATCATGCCCATGTTAACGATCCTGAAAATGATCCAGATCACTTTGTTTCTACGGGTGGACCTTTATGGATGATTGCCGCTAGATTTTTCTATCATGAGATATTTTTCTTCAAAAGGAAATTATGGCGTAAATATGAGCTTTTAGAGTGGTTTCTGAGTCGTTTATTTCTGTTTACTGTGGTGTTTTTAGGTATTCACTATGGCTTTATCGGTTATGTCATGAATTTCTGGTTTGTACCAGCTTTAGTGGTGGGAATTGCTTTAGGTTTATTTTTTGATTATTTACCTCATCGCCCTTTTAAAGATCGTGATCGCTGGAAAAATGCGAGAGTTTATCCCGGTAGAATTTTAAACATCTTAATTTTAGGACAAAACTACCATTTAGTGCATCATTTATGGCCTTCAATTCCTTGGTATAAATATCAACCAGCTTATTATGCTACTAAATCATTATTGGATGAGAAAGGTTGTGATCAATCCTTAGATTTATTAAAGGGTAAGAATTTTTGGAGTTTTATGTATGATTTATTTTTAGGTATAAGATTCCATGAAAAACATTAAAC encodes the following:
- the crtR gene encoding beta-carotene hydroxylase; this encodes MQSVSPVLTSVPREYLKAPGGLNPNVLMFITAILLITISTCGYFLWSWRDWICFSANVLALHMSGTVIHDASHNSAHSNRIINSILGHGSALMLGFAFPVFTRVHLQHHAHVNDPENDPDHFVSTGGPLWMIAARFFYHEIFFFKRKLWRKYELLEWFLSRLFLFTVVFLGIHYGFIGYVMNFWFVPALVVGIALGLFFDYLPHRPFKDRDRWKNARVYPGRILNILILGQNYHLVHHLWPSIPWYKYQPAYYATKSLLDEKGCDQSLDLLKGKNFWSFMYDLFLGIRFHEKH